In Rhizobium sp. N324, a single genomic region encodes these proteins:
- the ung gene encoding uracil-DNA glycosylase, with translation MSDTSINLEESWKAALATEFSSPYMQQLKSFLVTQKQVGKRIFPRGSEYFRALDLTPISSVKVVILGQDPYHGLGQAHGLCFSVRPGVRIPPSLVNIYKEMQTDLGLAPARHGFLEHWARQGVLLLNSVLTVEEGQAAAHQGKGWERFTDAVIRKVNDECESVVFMLWGSYAQRKATFVDTTRHLVLKAPHPSPLSAHNGFFGCGHFSKANNFLQSRGRAPIDWQLPADPQDIDL, from the coding sequence ATGAGCGATACGTCAATCAATCTCGAAGAGAGCTGGAAAGCCGCCTTGGCGACGGAGTTCTCGAGCCCCTATATGCAGCAGCTAAAATCCTTTCTGGTCACGCAGAAGCAGGTCGGCAAGCGGATTTTCCCCCGGGGCAGCGAGTATTTCCGCGCCCTCGACCTGACGCCGATCTCCAGCGTCAAGGTCGTCATTCTTGGCCAGGACCCCTATCACGGGCTGGGGCAGGCACACGGGTTGTGCTTCAGCGTGCGGCCGGGCGTTCGCATCCCGCCCTCCCTCGTCAATATCTATAAGGAGATGCAGACGGACCTCGGCCTAGCGCCGGCGCGCCACGGTTTTCTCGAACATTGGGCAAGACAGGGCGTGCTGTTGCTGAACAGCGTGCTGACCGTCGAGGAAGGACAGGCGGCTGCGCACCAGGGCAAGGGATGGGAGCGCTTCACCGACGCGGTTATCCGCAAAGTCAACGACGAGTGCGAATCCGTCGTCTTCATGCTCTGGGGCTCCTATGCCCAGCGCAAGGCGACTTTTGTCGATACGACGCGGCATCTCGTGCTCAAGGCGCCGCATCCTTCGCCGCTTTCGGCCCATAACGGATTTTTCGGCTGCGGACATTTTTCGAAGGCGAATAATTTCCTGCAGTCACGCGGGCGCGCGCCGATCGACTGGCAATTGCCGGCCGATCCCCAAGACATCGACTTGTGA
- a CDS encoding mannose-1-phosphate guanylyltransferase/mannose-6-phosphate isomerase: MTQKIVPVIMAGGKGTRLWPLSRATAPKQFIQFVGNKTLFQDTLERVSNPELYEAPIVVTNEEFRFLVAEQARALAVPLAAVLLEPVARNTAAAVAAAATHAAELFGKDTIIQMLASDHEILADASYFDCIRIARNAAADGKLVTFGISPTEPATGYGYIEIGDALENGAHKVSRFVEKPALEKAEKMLADGGFYWNSGIFMFPVAELIAELQEYAPDVLKAASKAVSKASRDLDFTRLDADHFAKSPDISIDYAIMEKTSKAAVVPSPFKWSDMGSWDAVWKSGARDDNGNVAAANTTVVNTRNSLVMTHGVHLAVQGMEDVAVIASEDAVYVGPLKDSQNVGQLVKMLASSSATAKFTETHPTSYRPWGGYTSIFNGDRFQVKRIFVTPGKKLSLQKHHHRSEHWVVVKGTAEVTVGETVRMLRENESVYIPLGEVHRLANPGKIVLELIEVQTGSYLGEDDIIRIVDEFGRT; this comes from the coding sequence ATGACGCAGAAAATCGTTCCCGTGATCATGGCCGGCGGCAAAGGCACGCGGCTCTGGCCGCTTTCCCGTGCCACCGCCCCGAAACAGTTCATCCAGTTCGTCGGCAACAAGACGCTGTTTCAGGATACGCTCGAACGTGTTTCCAACCCGGAGCTCTATGAAGCGCCGATCGTCGTCACCAATGAGGAATTTCGCTTCCTCGTTGCCGAGCAGGCCCGCGCGCTGGCTGTCCCGCTCGCCGCCGTGCTGCTCGAACCGGTCGCCCGCAACACCGCCGCAGCGGTGGCCGCCGCCGCCACCCATGCTGCCGAGCTTTTCGGCAAGGATACCATCATCCAGATGCTCGCCTCCGATCACGAGATCCTCGCCGACGCGAGCTATTTCGATTGCATCCGCATCGCCCGAAATGCCGCAGCCGATGGCAAGCTCGTCACTTTCGGCATCAGCCCGACCGAGCCTGCCACCGGTTACGGCTATATCGAAATCGGCGATGCGCTCGAAAACGGCGCCCATAAGGTCAGCCGTTTTGTGGAAAAACCGGCATTGGAAAAGGCCGAGAAAATGCTCGCCGACGGCGGCTTCTACTGGAACTCCGGCATCTTCATGTTCCCGGTGGCGGAGCTCATCGCCGAACTGCAGGAATATGCGCCGGATGTGCTGAAGGCGGCGAGCAAGGCCGTTTCCAAGGCAAGCCGCGACCTCGACTTTACCCGCCTCGACGCCGATCATTTCGCCAAGAGCCCCGATATCTCCATCGACTACGCGATCATGGAAAAGACTTCCAAGGCCGCCGTGGTCCCCTCGCCGTTCAAATGGTCTGATATGGGAAGCTGGGATGCTGTCTGGAAATCAGGCGCCCGCGACGACAACGGCAATGTCGCCGCTGCAAACACCACCGTCGTCAATACCCGCAACTCGCTGGTAATGACCCACGGCGTGCATCTTGCCGTCCAGGGCATGGAGGATGTCGCCGTTATCGCCAGCGAGGACGCCGTCTATGTCGGACCGCTCAAAGACAGCCAGAATGTCGGGCAATTGGTCAAGATGCTGGCCTCTTCGTCGGCGACGGCGAAATTCACCGAAACCCACCCGACATCCTATCGGCCCTGGGGCGGCTATACCTCGATCTTCAACGGCGATCGTTTCCAGGTGAAGCGCATCTTCGTGACCCCGGGCAAGAAGCTTTCGCTGCAGAAACACCACCATCGCTCCGAACACTGGGTCGTCGTCAAGGGAACGGCCGAGGTGACGGTCGGCGAGACCGTGCGAATGCTGCGCGAGAACGAAAGCGTCTATATCCCGCTCGGCGAAGTCCACCGTCTCGCCAATCCCGGCAAGATCGTCCTCGAGCTCATCGAGGTGCAGACGGGCTCCTATCTCGGCGAGGACGACATCATCCGCATCGTCGATGAATTCGGAAGAACGTAA
- a CDS encoding phosphomannomutase, whose amino-acid sequence MKFGTSGLRGLSVDLKGRASALYATAFGKYLLQTGKAEVGDAILIGRDFRDSSPDISGNCAGALAALGFRVLDCGNVPTPALALYGLDSNAACLMVTGSHIPADRNGIKFYRPDGEIDKSDEAEITAFAAEIDRTGEPVTEAPAQTEDHQAICRQLFFQRNAALLPQGALSGMKIGVYQHSTVARDLLVDVLAHYGAEITALGRSESFIPVDTEAVSDETVALMKRWVSEHKFDAIVSTDGDGDRPLVADETGTPLRGDLLGLVAANFLRAGTVVTPVTSNSGIEAAGSFAVRRTRVGSPFVISGMEEAVAAGKDHVMGFEANGGLLTATLFDINGGSVRALPTRDCFLPILAILSLAAARRQPLSAVAASYHLPFAGADRLENFPVETSAALMAHLRSSDENLGAFLQPIGEVAAKSDIDGLRVTLKDGRIIHFRPSGNAPEMRCYVEAGSEAAALDLLKTGLARITDWADAR is encoded by the coding sequence ATGAAATTCGGCACGAGCGGCCTTCGCGGACTTTCAGTGGATCTCAAGGGACGCGCCTCTGCGCTTTATGCAACCGCGTTCGGAAAATATCTGCTGCAGACCGGCAAGGCTGAGGTCGGAGATGCCATTCTGATCGGCCGCGATTTTCGCGATTCGAGCCCCGATATCTCGGGAAATTGCGCCGGCGCACTCGCCGCGCTCGGTTTCCGGGTATTGGACTGCGGCAACGTCCCGACGCCAGCTCTTGCCCTTTATGGCCTCGACAGCAACGCTGCATGCCTGATGGTGACGGGCTCGCATATTCCGGCAGACCGCAACGGCATCAAGTTCTATCGCCCGGACGGCGAGATCGACAAATCGGACGAGGCCGAGATCACCGCATTTGCGGCCGAGATCGACCGAACAGGCGAGCCCGTTACAGAGGCGCCGGCCCAGACCGAAGATCATCAGGCGATCTGCCGGCAGCTCTTTTTCCAACGCAATGCCGCCCTGCTGCCGCAAGGCGCGCTATCCGGCATGAAGATCGGCGTCTACCAGCACAGCACCGTCGCCCGCGACCTGCTGGTTGACGTTCTCGCCCATTACGGCGCCGAGATCACCGCTCTCGGCCGTTCGGAGAGTTTCATTCCCGTCGACACCGAAGCCGTTTCCGACGAGACGGTCGCGCTGATGAAGCGCTGGGTGTCCGAGCACAAGTTCGATGCGATTGTCTCGACCGATGGCGACGGCGACCGCCCGCTGGTCGCAGACGAAACCGGCACGCCGCTGCGCGGCGACCTTCTCGGCCTTGTCGCAGCCAATTTTCTCCGTGCCGGCACGGTCGTGACACCTGTTACTTCAAATTCCGGCATCGAGGCCGCGGGCTCTTTCGCCGTCAGGCGCACCCGCGTCGGCTCGCCCTTCGTCATATCAGGCATGGAAGAGGCCGTGGCAGCCGGCAAGGATCACGTCATGGGCTTTGAGGCCAATGGCGGGCTGCTGACCGCAACCCTTTTCGATATTAACGGCGGATCCGTGCGCGCCTTGCCGACGCGCGATTGTTTTCTCCCCATTCTTGCGATCCTGTCGCTCGCCGCCGCTCGCCGGCAGCCGCTTTCGGCCGTTGCCGCCTCCTATCATCTGCCCTTCGCCGGCGCCGATCGCCTGGAGAATTTCCCGGTGGAGACGAGTGCTGCGCTGATGGCGCATCTGCGCAGCTCCGATGAAAATCTTGGCGCCTTCCTGCAGCCGATCGGCGAGGTGGCGGCGAAATCCGATATCGACGGCCTGCGTGTGACGCTGAAAGACGGCAGGATCATTCATTTCCGCCCCTCCGGCAATGCGCCGGAAATGCGCTGCTACGTCGAAGCAGGGAGTGAAGCCGCAGCCCTGGATCTGCTGAAGACGGGGCTCGCCCGAATAACGGACTGGGCAGACGCCCGCTAA